A single window of Zea mays cultivar B73 chromosome 10, Zm-B73-REFERENCE-NAM-5.0, whole genome shotgun sequence DNA harbors:
- the LOC100274210 gene encoding Calcium-binding EF hand family protein isoform 2 (isoform 2 is encoded by transcript variant 2): MAATFRPGQEPPTSSSASACPGSRSASTTPPPPPASRTSTPSAASSSGCFLPTTTTPAGPAASTPSSAPCTGTSARTRRWTCGSGSRTCSRSSTGRPGASASASASASWRPGCAGRPPPGWTPSRGGRWLRTTRTATVPSRCASSSQFASADRDGDGSLNAVEFNDFLHPEDSSQESVMLWLLKDKLSEMDHDGDGRLSQEEFVAQSHIIISGARHADDGGHAHDLERAEAAKKFTELDADKDNYLTVEEARCVLQSLVTGEFSYATSHAKFLMKADVNHDGKLSLEEMLDDYISFYSTVYMDDHYASEGEVDSDSRDEL; the protein is encoded by the exons ATGGCAGCAACGTTCCGTCCGGGTCAGGAACCGCCAACGTCGTCCTCCGCTTCGGCCTGTCCGGGCAGCCGCTCCGCCTCCACGACCCCGCCTCCGCCGCCGGCCTCCCGGACATCGACACCTTCCGCGGCAAGCTCGAGCGGCTGCTTCCTCCCGACGACCACGACCCCGGCTGGTCCCGCCGCTTCGACGCCGAGCTCGGCCCCGTGCACCGGTACTTCGGCCCGGACGCGCCGCTGGACGTGCGGCAGCGGATCGCGTACCTGTTCGCGATCCTCGACCGGTCGCCCAggggcgtcggcgtcggcgtcggcgtcggcgagCTGGAGGCCTGGCTGCGCTGGCAGGCCGCCGCCCGGCTGGACGCCGTCACGCGGAGGGAGATGGCTCCGCACGACACGGACCGCGACGGTGCCGTCACGCTGCGCGAGTTCTTCGCAG TTTGCGAGCGCGGACAGAGACGGGGATGGCTCGCTCAACGCCGTCGAATTCAACGA CTTCCTGCATCCTGAAGACAGCAGCCAAGAGAGCGTGATGCTGTGGCTACTCAAGGACAAGCTAAG CGAGATGGACCATGACGGAGACGGCAGGCTAAGCCAGGAGGAGTTCGTCGCTCAATCTCACATCATCATCTCCGGCGCGCGTCACGCCGACGACGGTGGCCATGCCCATGACCTTGAGCGTGCCGAAGCTGCGAAGAAGTTCACAGAACTGGACGCCGACAAGGACAA CTACTTGACGGTGGAAGAAGCGCGCTGCGTACTGCAGAGCCTCGTCACGGGGGAGTTCTCCTATGCTACCTCACATGCCAAGTTCTTGATGAAG GCTGATGTGAACCATGACGGCAAACTGTCGCTGGAGGAGATGCTAGACGACTACATATCCTTCTACAGCACCGTGTATATGGATGATCATTACGCCAGTGAAGGTGAAGTAGATAGTGATTCCCGCGACGAGCTATGA
- the LOC100274210 gene encoding calcium-binding EF hand family protein isoform X2 — MAGSAVAVVLLSAVALLCLYHLLFLSLSVPDPAAAAAVPRRAGGHHGSNVPSGSGTANVVLRFGLSGQPLRLHDPASAAGLPDIDTFRGKLERLLPPDDHDPGWSRRFDAELGPVHRYFGPDAPLDVRQRIAYLFAILDRSPRGVGVGVGVGELEAWLRWQAAARLDAVTRREMAPHDTDRDGAVTLREFFADWINMGHDKMGWWMHKFASADRDGDGSLNAVEFNDFLHPEDSSQESVMLWLLKDKLSEMDHDGDGRLSQEEFVAQSHIIISGARHADDGGHAHDLERAEAAKKFTELDADKDNYLTVEEARCVLQSLVTGEFSYATSHAKFLMKVVASSNRTKLM; from the exons ATGGCGGGCTCCGCGGTGGCCGTCGTCCTCCTGTCGGCCGTCGCGCTGCTCTGCCTGTACCACCTCCTTTTCCTCTCCCTGTCCGTCCCGGacccggcagcagcagcagccgtcccccgcCGCGCCGGTGGCCACCATGGCAGCAACGTTCCGTCCGGGTCAGGAACCGCCAACGTCGTCCTCCGCTTCGGCCTGTCCGGGCAGCCGCTCCGCCTCCACGACCCCGCCTCCGCCGCCGGCCTCCCGGACATCGACACCTTCCGCGGCAAGCTCGAGCGGCTGCTTCCTCCCGACGACCACGACCCCGGCTGGTCCCGCCGCTTCGACGCCGAGCTCGGCCCCGTGCACCGGTACTTCGGCCCGGACGCGCCGCTGGACGTGCGGCAGCGGATCGCGTACCTGTTCGCGATCCTCGACCGGTCGCCCAggggcgtcggcgtcggcgtcggcgtcggcgagCTGGAGGCCTGGCTGCGCTGGCAGGCCGCCGCCCGGCTGGACGCCGTCACGCGGAGGGAGATGGCTCCGCACGACACGGACCGCGACGGTGCCGTCACGCTGCGCGAGTTCTTCGCAG ACTGGATCAACATGGGACATGACAAAATGGGGTGGTGGATGCACAAGTTTGCGAGCGCGGACAGAGACGGGGATGGCTCGCTCAACGCCGTCGAATTCAACGA CTTCCTGCATCCTGAAGACAGCAGCCAAGAGAGCGTGATGCTGTGGCTACTCAAGGACAAGCTAAG CGAGATGGACCATGACGGAGACGGCAGGCTAAGCCAGGAGGAGTTCGTCGCTCAATCTCACATCATCATCTCCGGCGCGCGTCACGCCGACGACGGTGGCCATGCCCATGACCTTGAGCGTGCCGAAGCTGCGAAGAAGTTCACAGAACTGGACGCCGACAAGGACAA CTACTTGACGGTGGAAGAAGCGCGCTGCGTACTGCAGAGCCTCGTCACGGGGGAGTTCTCCTATGCTACCTCACATGCCAAGTTCTTGATGAAGGTGGTGGCCTCATCGAATCGAACGAA GCTGATGTGA
- the LOC100274210 gene encoding Calcium-binding EF hand family protein isoform 1 (isoform 1 is encoded by transcript variant 1), producing the protein MAGSAVAVVLLSAVALLCLYHLLFLSLSVPDPAAAAAVPRRAGGHHGSNVPSGSGTANVVLRFGLSGQPLRLHDPASAAGLPDIDTFRGKLERLLPPDDHDPGWSRRFDAELGPVHRYFGPDAPLDVRQRIAYLFAILDRSPRGVGVGVGVGELEAWLRWQAAARLDAVTRREMAPHDTDRDGAVTLREFFADWINMGHDKMGWWMHKFASADRDGDGSLNAVEFNDFLHPEDSSQESVMLWLLKDKLSEMDHDGDGRLSQEEFVAQSHIIISGARHADDGGHAHDLERAEAAKKFTELDADKDNYLTVEEARCVLQSLVTGEFSYATSHAKFLMKADVNHDGKLSLEEMLDDYISFYSTVYMDDHYASEGEVDSDSRDEL; encoded by the exons ATGGCGGGCTCCGCGGTGGCCGTCGTCCTCCTGTCGGCCGTCGCGCTGCTCTGCCTGTACCACCTCCTTTTCCTCTCCCTGTCCGTCCCGGacccggcagcagcagcagccgtcccccgcCGCGCCGGTGGCCACCATGGCAGCAACGTTCCGTCCGGGTCAGGAACCGCCAACGTCGTCCTCCGCTTCGGCCTGTCCGGGCAGCCGCTCCGCCTCCACGACCCCGCCTCCGCCGCCGGCCTCCCGGACATCGACACCTTCCGCGGCAAGCTCGAGCGGCTGCTTCCTCCCGACGACCACGACCCCGGCTGGTCCCGCCGCTTCGACGCCGAGCTCGGCCCCGTGCACCGGTACTTCGGCCCGGACGCGCCGCTGGACGTGCGGCAGCGGATCGCGTACCTGTTCGCGATCCTCGACCGGTCGCCCAggggcgtcggcgtcggcgtcggcgtcggcgagCTGGAGGCCTGGCTGCGCTGGCAGGCCGCCGCCCGGCTGGACGCCGTCACGCGGAGGGAGATGGCTCCGCACGACACGGACCGCGACGGTGCCGTCACGCTGCGCGAGTTCTTCGCAG ACTGGATCAACATGGGACATGACAAAATGGGGTGGTGGATGCACAAGTTTGCGAGCGCGGACAGAGACGGGGATGGCTCGCTCAACGCCGTCGAATTCAACGA CTTCCTGCATCCTGAAGACAGCAGCCAAGAGAGCGTGATGCTGTGGCTACTCAAGGACAAGCTAAG CGAGATGGACCATGACGGAGACGGCAGGCTAAGCCAGGAGGAGTTCGTCGCTCAATCTCACATCATCATCTCCGGCGCGCGTCACGCCGACGACGGTGGCCATGCCCATGACCTTGAGCGTGCCGAAGCTGCGAAGAAGTTCACAGAACTGGACGCCGACAAGGACAA CTACTTGACGGTGGAAGAAGCGCGCTGCGTACTGCAGAGCCTCGTCACGGGGGAGTTCTCCTATGCTACCTCACATGCCAAGTTCTTGATGAAG GCTGATGTGAACCATGACGGCAAACTGTCGCTGGAGGAGATGCTAGACGACTACATATCCTTCTACAGCACCGTGTATATGGATGATCATTACGCCAGTGAAGGTGAAGTAGATAGTGATTCCCGCGACGAGCTATGA
- the LOC100274349 gene encoding Acyl-CoA-binding domain-containing protein 4: protein MAGDWQDLGQAAAIGLLFAFLLAKLISTVIAFKEDNLRITRSPPSSPTAAAPAPATSPLPSQHDAAIGSGSDSDWEGVESTELDEEFSAASAFVAASAASGTSVPEEAQLRLYGLYKIATEGPCTGPQPSALKLKARAKWNAWHKLGAMPTEEAMQEYITIVQELFPNWDAGTSAKRKDEESITSASASKGPMGPVFSSLMYEEDEGNDSELADIHVLAREGATEDIVKFLAAGVEVNMRDTEGRTPLHWAVDRGHLSAVEVLAKANADLNAKDNEGQTALHYAAVCEREDIAELLVKHHADLQIKDEDGNTAQDLCPPSWSFMNRAN from the exons ATGGCCGGGGACTGGCAGGACCTGGGCCAAGCGGCGGCCATAGGCCTCCTCTTCGCCTTCCTGCTCGCCAAGCTCATCTCCACCGTGATCGCCTTCAAGGAGGACAACCTCCGCATCACGCGCTCCCCTCCGTCCTCCCCCACAGCCGCCGCCCCAGCTCCCGCGACGTCTCCCCTCCCCTCCCAACACGACGCCGCAATCGGAAGCGGCAGTGACAGCGATTGGGAGGGCGTGGAGAGCACCGAGCTGGACGAGGAGTTCAGCGCCGCCTCCGCCTTCGTCGCGGCCTCCGCCGCCTCCGGCACCAGCGTCCCCGAGGAGGCGCAGCTGCGCCTCTACGGCCTCTACAAGATCGCCACCGAGGGACCATGCACCGGGCCGCAGCCGTCCGCGCTCAAGCTCAAGGCCCGTGCCAAATG GAATGCTTGGCATAAGCTGGGTGCTATGCCTACGGAAGAAGCTATGCAAGAATACATCACAATTGTTCAGGAGCTATTCCCTAACTGGGATGCAGGTACAAGTGCG AAAAGGAAAGATGAAGAAAGCATTACTTCTGCATCAGCTTCGAAGGGGCCCATGGGACCTGTGTTTAGCAGTTTGATGTATGAGGAAGACGAAGGGAATGATTC AGAACTTGCTGACATCCATGTTTTAGCGAGGGAAGGAGCAACTGAGGATATAGTGAAGTTTCTGGCAGCGGGTGTGGAAGTCAACATGAGAG ATACTGAAGGTAGAACTCCGCTGCACTGGGCTGTTGACCGTGGCCATCTTAGTGCTGTTGAGGTTCTTGCAAAAGCAAATGCGGACCTGAATGCCAAG GACAACGAAGGGCAAACGGCACTCCACTACGCTGCTGTTTGTGAAAGAGaagacatcgcagaattgctcgTGAAGCATCATGCCGACCTTCAGATCAAGGATGAGGATGGGAACACGGCACAGGACCTGTGCCCTCCGAGCTGGTCTTTTATGAACCGGGCGAACTGA